A stretch of the Bubalus kerabau isolate K-KA32 ecotype Philippines breed swamp buffalo chromosome 11, PCC_UOA_SB_1v2, whole genome shotgun sequence genome encodes the following:
- the TTC31 gene encoding LOW QUALITY PROTEIN: tetratricopeptide repeat protein 31 (The sequence of the model RefSeq protein was modified relative to this genomic sequence to represent the inferred CDS: deleted 1 base in 1 codon; substituted 3 bases at 3 genomic stop codons) — MGFELELHLEGSQQPAKELMPEEERVKEKAEKKRLWKKRQKDQKRREHLEKDGRESNTNAITHGDGRPPSSSGNPAQGQCSEEEDSLDLSVNSTFVSLAFGKVGDXPLNAHREKGLSHXPQGRSLGLQEKMNREEGSTPKXESPRQSPIPRLSPGLLAAALQQSQELAKLGTSFAQNGFYHKAMVLFTQVLKLNPQDHYILKRQRCVLETLRGRSQPDAVWELHSCLLQVTLTQSRRPGPLYLQDSSEGWGILELGPQHLPHTR; from the exons ATGGGATTTGAACTTGAACTTCATCTTGAAG GAAGCCAGCAACCTGCTAAGGAGCTGATGCCTGAGGAGGAGCGTGtgaaagagaaagcagagaagaaaagacTCTGGAAGAAG CGTCAAAAGGATCAGAAGCGAAGAGAGCACTTGGAGAAGGATGGCAGGGAGTCCAACACGAAT GCCATTACACATGGCGATGGGAGACCCCCGTCCAGCTCTGGGAACCCAGCTCAGGGACAGTGTAGCgaggaag AAGACTCACTGGATCTATCTGTTAATAGTACCTTTGTGTCTCTGGCTTTCGGCAAGGTTGGAGATTGACCCCTCAATGCCCACAGAGAAAAGGGACTAAGTCATTAGCCCCAAGGCAGAAGCCTGGGTCTCCAAGAAAAGATGAACCGGGAGGAAGGAAGTACTCCAAAATAAGAGAGCCCCAGGCAGTC TCCCATCCCTAGGTTATCTCCAGGACTGCTGGCAGCTGCCTTACAACAGAGCCAGGAGCTGG CAAAGTTGGGTACCAGCTTTGCTCAAAATGGTTTCTACCACAAGGCCATGGTCCTTTTCACCCAAGTCTTGAAGCTCAACCCCCAGGACCACTA CATTTTGAAGAGGCAGCGGTGTGTTCTGGAGACTCTGAGAGGCAGGTCCCAGCCTGACGCAGTCTGGGAGCTA CATTCCTGCCTCCTGCAAGTCACCCTG ACTCAGAGCAGAAGACCCGGTCCTCTCTACCTCCAGGACTCCTCAGAGGGCTGGGGCATCCTGGAACTTGGGCCCCAGCATCTACCTCACACCAGATGA
- the CCDC142 gene encoding coiled-coil domain-containing protein 142 isoform X3, with translation MAQASRCGGLLPPLAAVPPLRAQPGGAEEEQWQRKRAGALRGDVRGRPGLPVARSILCQDPRPDGAPKEQPWWVAPADAGEHSEAGAVDWGRELAAGGLIPPALRRLRAVLLRLQREREQLLQARDCALHLQAAVRFLRILSPGAPSPSHGLLLQLCRDLLQHLSGGAILRSRLLEMPHPLLLARPVGLAAQRLDATVEMRLRALGRAPATPALSSQLADLLLALPAYHQLQGKAFSQVPASARPYPPGRVLRLLTGERGCQVASWLDEALKGSGLRDQLLRRCQEERELLPGLLGLLGGVTGSASSELGLGGAGALWSQYWTLLWAACAQSLDLSLGPWRDPRAAAQQLSQALGQASLPQECEKELASLCRNLIHQSLIWSWDQGFCQVLGSASGNQSSLPSSSCTTKLLQQLFPPLLDALQEPRSGLLLCGPPGPAPLALGLCTLQTTLLWFWSRTQQHLAAWAPGSFLLLIQKDLPPLLQEAEALSRLASEESLALDVEQQLGLEIRKLTVQIQLLPEESLSLFFQECHKQATQDFELHMPRGRYWRHRLCPELPSIPSEYAGLVVRRVLEPVLQGLHGLPPQAQAPALSQALTAILGAWLDHILSHGIRFSLQGALQLRQDFGVVRDLLEEERWGLSPELRQTLFMLSIFQRLDGALLCLLQQPLPKTQVHRRLPRCCACNEVQTMELPSSSLNSLESLEPPLRPGVFPTQTAQLLSTLWGGGPSPDAYLVGNQQAWLALRQHQHPRWHLSFLSCLGTSSES, from the exons ATGGCCCAAGCGTCTCGCTGTGGTGGCCTTCTGCCTCCGCTGGCTGCCGTGCCGCCGTTACGGGCGCAGCCCGGGGGCGCCGAGGAGGAGCAGTGGCAGAGAAAGCGGGCAGGCGCTCTCCGCGGGGACGTTCGTGGCCGGCCGGGGCTGCCGGTTGCCCGGAGCATCCTCTGCCAGGACCCTCGGCCTGACGGGGCTCCGAAAGAGCAGCCGTGGTGGGTGGCGCCGGCGGACGCAGGAGAGCACAGTGAAGCTGGCGCTGTAGACTGGGGGCGGGAGCTGGCAGCTGGCGGCCTGATTCCTCCGGCGCTACGGCGTCTCAGGGCTGTGTTGCTGCGGCTGCAGCGCGAGCGGGAGCAGCTCCTCCAAGCGCGGGATTGCGCCCTCCACCTACAGGCGGCCGTGCGCTTCCTGAGGATCCTGAGTCCCGGCGCTCCATCTCCCAGCCATGGCCTCTTGCTTCAGCTGTGCCGCGACCTGCTACAGCACCTTTCCGGAGGGGCGATCCTGCGAAGCAGGCTTCTGGAGATGCCCCACCCGCTACTCCTGGCACGCCCCGTCGGACTAGCAGCCCAGCGCTTGGATGCTACTGTCGAGATGCGGCTTCGGGCTCTGGGCCGGGCGCCCGCCACCCCAGCCCTATCGTCCCAACTCGCCGACCTGCTGCTGGCACTTCCGGCGTACCACCAGCTGCAGGGGAAAGCCTTCAGCCAAGTCCCAGCATCAGCGCGCCCGTATCCCCCCGGCCGTGTGCTTCGCCTCCTGACGGGGGAGCGGGGTTGCCAGGTGGCAAGTTGGCTGGATGAGGCGCTCAAGGGATCTGGCTTGAGGGACCAGCTCCTCAGACGGTGCCAAGAGGAGCGGGAGCTGTTGCCAGGGCTACTGGGCCTGTTGGGGGGCGTGACAGGTTCAGCCAGCAGTGAACTGGGGCTTGGAGGGGCCGGAGCTTTGTGGAGCCAGTACTGGACCCTGCTGTGGGCAGCCTGTGCTCAGAGCCTGGACTTAAGTCTAGGACCCTGGAGGGACCCCAGGGCAGCGGCACAGCAACTGAGTCAGGCACTGGGTCAGG CATCACTGCCTCAGGAGTGTGAGAAGGAGCTGGCTTCTTTGTGTCGCAACCTAATTCATCAGTCTCTTATTTGGAGCTGGGATCAAG GCTTCTGCCAGGTCTTGGGATCTGCTAGTGGAAATCAGAGCAGCCTTCCCTCATCCTCTTGTACCACCAAACTTTTACAACagctcttccctcctctcttgGATGCCCTCCAGGAGCCCAGGTCAGGACTTCTCCTCTGCGGGCCACCAG GTCCTGCACCCCTTGCCCTGGGGCTCTGTACCCTGCAGACTACCTTGCTCTGGTTTTGGAGCAGAACTCAGCAGCATCTGGCAGCGTGGGCCCCAGGTTCCTTCCTGCTCCTGATCCAGAAGGACTTACCT CCTCTACTGCAGGAGGCAGAAGCTTTGTCTCGCCTGGCCTCAGAGGAAAGCTTGGCTCTGGATGTGGAGCAGCAGCTGGGCCTGGAGATCCGGAAGCTGACTGTGCAGATCCAG CTCCTGCCTGAAGAGTCACTGAGTCTCTTTTTTCAAGAATGTCATAAACAAGCCACACAGGACTTCGAACTCCACATGCCACGGGGTCGGTACTGGCGGCATCGTCTGTGTCCTG AACTTCCCAGCATTCCTAGTGAGTATGCTGGGTTGGTAGTCCGCAGGGTACTGGAGCCTGTGTTGCAAGGACTGCACGGACTGCCACCCCAAGCCCAGGCCCCTGCCCTGAGCCAGGCGCTGACCGCCATCCTGGGTGCCTGGCTTGACCACATCCTCTCTCATGGGATCCGCTTCAg CCTGCAGGGGGCGCTGCAGCTCAGACAAGACTTTGGAGTGGTCAGGGACTTGCTGGAGGAGGAGCGGTGGGGCCTGTCCCCAGAACTTCGCCAGACTCTGTTCATGCTCAGCATCTTCCAGCGGCTGGATGGGGCCCTGCTGTGTCTGTTGCAGCAGCCCCTGCCCAAGACTCAAGTCCATAGGAGGCTTCCCCGTTGCT GTGCATGTAATGAGGTTCAGACCATGGAATTGCCCAGCAGCAGCCTCAACAGCCTGGAGAGCTTGGAGCCCCCTCTTCGGCCTGGAGTATTTCCAACCCAGACAGCTCAGCTGCTAAGCACACTGTGGGGAGGAGGACCTAGCCCTGATGCCTACTTGGTAGGAAACCAGCAGGCCTGGCTTGCTCTGAGGCAGCACCAGCATCCTCGCTGGCACTtatcttttctttcctgcctggGGACCAGTTCTGAATCCT
- the CCDC142 gene encoding coiled-coil domain-containing protein 142 isoform X2: MAQASRCGGLLPPLAAVPPLRAQPGGAEEEQWQRKRAGALRGDVRGRPGLPVARSILCQDPRPDGAPKEQPWWVAPADAGEHSEAGAVDWGRELAAGGLIPPALRRLRAVLLRLQREREQLLQARDCALHLQAAVRFLRILSPGAPSPSHGLLLQLCRDLLQHLSGGAILRSRLLEMPHPLLLARPVGLAAQRLDATVEMRLRALGRAPATPALSSQLADLLLALPAYHQLQGKAFSQVPASARPYPPGRVLRLLTGERGCQVASWLDEALKGSGLRDQLLRRCQEERELLPGLLGLLGGVTGSASSELGLGGAGALWSQYWTLLWAACAQSLDLSLGPWRDPRAAAQQLSQALGQGPAPLALGLCTLQTTLLWFWSRTQQHLAAWAPGSFLLLIQKDLPPLLQEAEALSRLASEESLALDVEQQLGLEIRKLTVQIQLLPEESLSLFFQECHKQATQDFELHMPRGRYWRHRLCPELPSIPSEYAGLVVRRVLEPVLQGLHGLPPQAQAPALSQALTAILGAWLDHILSHGIRFSLQGALQLRQDFGVVRDLLEEERWGLSPELRQTLFMLSIFQRLDGALLCLLQQPLPKTQVHRRLPRCCACNEVQTMELPSSSLNSLESLEPPLRPGVFPTQTAQLLSTLWGGGPSPDAYLVGNQQAWLALRQHQHPRWHLSFLSCLGTSSES; this comes from the exons ATGGCCCAAGCGTCTCGCTGTGGTGGCCTTCTGCCTCCGCTGGCTGCCGTGCCGCCGTTACGGGCGCAGCCCGGGGGCGCCGAGGAGGAGCAGTGGCAGAGAAAGCGGGCAGGCGCTCTCCGCGGGGACGTTCGTGGCCGGCCGGGGCTGCCGGTTGCCCGGAGCATCCTCTGCCAGGACCCTCGGCCTGACGGGGCTCCGAAAGAGCAGCCGTGGTGGGTGGCGCCGGCGGACGCAGGAGAGCACAGTGAAGCTGGCGCTGTAGACTGGGGGCGGGAGCTGGCAGCTGGCGGCCTGATTCCTCCGGCGCTACGGCGTCTCAGGGCTGTGTTGCTGCGGCTGCAGCGCGAGCGGGAGCAGCTCCTCCAAGCGCGGGATTGCGCCCTCCACCTACAGGCGGCCGTGCGCTTCCTGAGGATCCTGAGTCCCGGCGCTCCATCTCCCAGCCATGGCCTCTTGCTTCAGCTGTGCCGCGACCTGCTACAGCACCTTTCCGGAGGGGCGATCCTGCGAAGCAGGCTTCTGGAGATGCCCCACCCGCTACTCCTGGCACGCCCCGTCGGACTAGCAGCCCAGCGCTTGGATGCTACTGTCGAGATGCGGCTTCGGGCTCTGGGCCGGGCGCCCGCCACCCCAGCCCTATCGTCCCAACTCGCCGACCTGCTGCTGGCACTTCCGGCGTACCACCAGCTGCAGGGGAAAGCCTTCAGCCAAGTCCCAGCATCAGCGCGCCCGTATCCCCCCGGCCGTGTGCTTCGCCTCCTGACGGGGGAGCGGGGTTGCCAGGTGGCAAGTTGGCTGGATGAGGCGCTCAAGGGATCTGGCTTGAGGGACCAGCTCCTCAGACGGTGCCAAGAGGAGCGGGAGCTGTTGCCAGGGCTACTGGGCCTGTTGGGGGGCGTGACAGGTTCAGCCAGCAGTGAACTGGGGCTTGGAGGGGCCGGAGCTTTGTGGAGCCAGTACTGGACCCTGCTGTGGGCAGCCTGTGCTCAGAGCCTGGACTTAAGTCTAGGACCCTGGAGGGACCCCAGGGCAGCGGCACAGCAACTGAGTCAGGCACTGGGTCAGG GTCCTGCACCCCTTGCCCTGGGGCTCTGTACCCTGCAGACTACCTTGCTCTGGTTTTGGAGCAGAACTCAGCAGCATCTGGCAGCGTGGGCCCCAGGTTCCTTCCTGCTCCTGATCCAGAAGGACTTACCT CCTCTACTGCAGGAGGCAGAAGCTTTGTCTCGCCTGGCCTCAGAGGAAAGCTTGGCTCTGGATGTGGAGCAGCAGCTGGGCCTGGAGATCCGGAAGCTGACTGTGCAGATCCAG CTCCTGCCTGAAGAGTCACTGAGTCTCTTTTTTCAAGAATGTCATAAACAAGCCACACAGGACTTCGAACTCCACATGCCACGGGGTCGGTACTGGCGGCATCGTCTGTGTCCTG AACTTCCCAGCATTCCTAGTGAGTATGCTGGGTTGGTAGTCCGCAGGGTACTGGAGCCTGTGTTGCAAGGACTGCACGGACTGCCACCCCAAGCCCAGGCCCCTGCCCTGAGCCAGGCGCTGACCGCCATCCTGGGTGCCTGGCTTGACCACATCCTCTCTCATGGGATCCGCTTCAg CCTGCAGGGGGCGCTGCAGCTCAGACAAGACTTTGGAGTGGTCAGGGACTTGCTGGAGGAGGAGCGGTGGGGCCTGTCCCCAGAACTTCGCCAGACTCTGTTCATGCTCAGCATCTTCCAGCGGCTGGATGGGGCCCTGCTGTGTCTGTTGCAGCAGCCCCTGCCCAAGACTCAAGTCCATAGGAGGCTTCCCCGTTGCT GTGCATGTAATGAGGTTCAGACCATGGAATTGCCCAGCAGCAGCCTCAACAGCCTGGAGAGCTTGGAGCCCCCTCTTCGGCCTGGAGTATTTCCAACCCAGACAGCTCAGCTGCTAAGCACACTGTGGGGAGGAGGACCTAGCCCTGATGCCTACTTGGTAGGAAACCAGCAGGCCTGGCTTGCTCTGAGGCAGCACCAGCATCCTCGCTGGCACTtatcttttctttcctgcctggGGACCAGTTCTGAATCCT
- the LBX2 gene encoding transcription factor LBX2, producing the protein MSSGSEPRTPWTSFSIADILGSCMIPRRPSVSRPPESNQGPTSPLCALEELTSKTFRGLDGHTPQPSEGRAAPGALGSGQAGRRRRKSRTAFTAQQVLELERRFVFQKYLAPSERDGLASRLGLANAQVVTWFQNRRAKLKRDVEEMRADLASLRSLSPEAQCRLALPDGIPGLGPGPARPDSELHLSDEEIQVDD; encoded by the exons ATGAGCTCGGGATCCGAGCCCCGGACACCCTGGACATCCTTCAGCATCGCAGACATCCTAGGCTCGTGCATGATTCCCCGAAGGCCCTCTGTGTCGCGGCCTCCAGAGTCGAACCAGGGTCCCACGTCGCCGCTGTGCGCGCTGGAGGAGCTGACTAGTAAAACTTTCCGCGGACTTGACGGGCACACACCGCAGCCCTCTGAAG GCCGCGCGGCCCCGGGCGCGCTGGGCTCCGGCCAGGCTGGCCGCAGACGGCGGAAGTCACGCACGGCGTTCACCGCGCAGCAGGTGCTGGAGCTGGAGCGGCGCTTCGTCTTCCAGAAGTACCTGGCGCCGTCCGAGCGCGACGGGCTGGCGTCTCGGCTCGGCTTGGCCAACGCGCAGGTCGTCACGTGGTTCCAGAACCGGCGCGCCAAGCTCAAGCGCGACGTGGAGGAGATGCGCGCCGACCTGGCCTCGCTGCGCTCGCTGTCCCCAGAAGCCCAGTGCCGCCTCGCGCTGCCGGACGGCATCCCTGGCCTCGGCCCTGGCCCCGCCCGGCCTGACTCGGAGCTCCACCTTTCTGACGAGGAGATACAGGTGGACGATTGA
- the CCDC142 gene encoding coiled-coil domain-containing protein 142 isoform X1, translated as MAQASRCGGLLPPLAAVPPLRAQPGGAEEEQWQRKRAGALRGDVRGRPGLPVARSILCQDPRPDGAPKEQPWWVAPADAGEHSEAGAVDWGRELAAGGLIPPALRRLRAVLLRLQREREQLLQARDCALHLQAAVRFLRILSPGAPSPSHGLLLQLCRDLLQHLSGGAILRSRLLEMPHPLLLARPVGLAAQRLDATVEMRLRALGRAPATPALSSQLADLLLALPAYHQLQGKAFSQVPASARPYPPGRVLRLLTGERGCQVASWLDEALKGSGLRDQLLRRCQEERELLPGLLGLLGGVTGSASSELGLGGAGALWSQYWTLLWAACAQSLDLSLGPWRDPRAAAQQLSQALGQGFCQVLGSASGNQSSLPSSSCTTKLLQQLFPPLLDALQEPRSGLLLCGPPGPAPLALGLCTLQTTLLWFWSRTQQHLAAWAPGSFLLLIQKDLPPLLQEAEALSRLASEESLALDVEQQLGLEIRKLTVQIQLLPEESLSLFFQECHKQATQDFELHMPRGRYWRHRLCPELPSIPSEYAGLVVRRVLEPVLQGLHGLPPQAQAPALSQALTAILGAWLDHILSHGIRFSLQGALQLRQDFGVVRDLLEEERWGLSPELRQTLFMLSIFQRLDGALLCLLQQPLPKTQVHRRLPRCCACNEVQTMELPSSSLNSLESLEPPLRPGVFPTQTAQLLSTLWGGGPSPDAYLVGNQQAWLALRQHQHPRWHLSFLSCLGTSSES; from the exons ATGGCCCAAGCGTCTCGCTGTGGTGGCCTTCTGCCTCCGCTGGCTGCCGTGCCGCCGTTACGGGCGCAGCCCGGGGGCGCCGAGGAGGAGCAGTGGCAGAGAAAGCGGGCAGGCGCTCTCCGCGGGGACGTTCGTGGCCGGCCGGGGCTGCCGGTTGCCCGGAGCATCCTCTGCCAGGACCCTCGGCCTGACGGGGCTCCGAAAGAGCAGCCGTGGTGGGTGGCGCCGGCGGACGCAGGAGAGCACAGTGAAGCTGGCGCTGTAGACTGGGGGCGGGAGCTGGCAGCTGGCGGCCTGATTCCTCCGGCGCTACGGCGTCTCAGGGCTGTGTTGCTGCGGCTGCAGCGCGAGCGGGAGCAGCTCCTCCAAGCGCGGGATTGCGCCCTCCACCTACAGGCGGCCGTGCGCTTCCTGAGGATCCTGAGTCCCGGCGCTCCATCTCCCAGCCATGGCCTCTTGCTTCAGCTGTGCCGCGACCTGCTACAGCACCTTTCCGGAGGGGCGATCCTGCGAAGCAGGCTTCTGGAGATGCCCCACCCGCTACTCCTGGCACGCCCCGTCGGACTAGCAGCCCAGCGCTTGGATGCTACTGTCGAGATGCGGCTTCGGGCTCTGGGCCGGGCGCCCGCCACCCCAGCCCTATCGTCCCAACTCGCCGACCTGCTGCTGGCACTTCCGGCGTACCACCAGCTGCAGGGGAAAGCCTTCAGCCAAGTCCCAGCATCAGCGCGCCCGTATCCCCCCGGCCGTGTGCTTCGCCTCCTGACGGGGGAGCGGGGTTGCCAGGTGGCAAGTTGGCTGGATGAGGCGCTCAAGGGATCTGGCTTGAGGGACCAGCTCCTCAGACGGTGCCAAGAGGAGCGGGAGCTGTTGCCAGGGCTACTGGGCCTGTTGGGGGGCGTGACAGGTTCAGCCAGCAGTGAACTGGGGCTTGGAGGGGCCGGAGCTTTGTGGAGCCAGTACTGGACCCTGCTGTGGGCAGCCTGTGCTCAGAGCCTGGACTTAAGTCTAGGACCCTGGAGGGACCCCAGGGCAGCGGCACAGCAACTGAGTCAGGCACTGGGTCAGG GCTTCTGCCAGGTCTTGGGATCTGCTAGTGGAAATCAGAGCAGCCTTCCCTCATCCTCTTGTACCACCAAACTTTTACAACagctcttccctcctctcttgGATGCCCTCCAGGAGCCCAGGTCAGGACTTCTCCTCTGCGGGCCACCAG GTCCTGCACCCCTTGCCCTGGGGCTCTGTACCCTGCAGACTACCTTGCTCTGGTTTTGGAGCAGAACTCAGCAGCATCTGGCAGCGTGGGCCCCAGGTTCCTTCCTGCTCCTGATCCAGAAGGACTTACCT CCTCTACTGCAGGAGGCAGAAGCTTTGTCTCGCCTGGCCTCAGAGGAAAGCTTGGCTCTGGATGTGGAGCAGCAGCTGGGCCTGGAGATCCGGAAGCTGACTGTGCAGATCCAG CTCCTGCCTGAAGAGTCACTGAGTCTCTTTTTTCAAGAATGTCATAAACAAGCCACACAGGACTTCGAACTCCACATGCCACGGGGTCGGTACTGGCGGCATCGTCTGTGTCCTG AACTTCCCAGCATTCCTAGTGAGTATGCTGGGTTGGTAGTCCGCAGGGTACTGGAGCCTGTGTTGCAAGGACTGCACGGACTGCCACCCCAAGCCCAGGCCCCTGCCCTGAGCCAGGCGCTGACCGCCATCCTGGGTGCCTGGCTTGACCACATCCTCTCTCATGGGATCCGCTTCAg CCTGCAGGGGGCGCTGCAGCTCAGACAAGACTTTGGAGTGGTCAGGGACTTGCTGGAGGAGGAGCGGTGGGGCCTGTCCCCAGAACTTCGCCAGACTCTGTTCATGCTCAGCATCTTCCAGCGGCTGGATGGGGCCCTGCTGTGTCTGTTGCAGCAGCCCCTGCCCAAGACTCAAGTCCATAGGAGGCTTCCCCGTTGCT GTGCATGTAATGAGGTTCAGACCATGGAATTGCCCAGCAGCAGCCTCAACAGCCTGGAGAGCTTGGAGCCCCCTCTTCGGCCTGGAGTATTTCCAACCCAGACAGCTCAGCTGCTAAGCACACTGTGGGGAGGAGGACCTAGCCCTGATGCCTACTTGGTAGGAAACCAGCAGGCCTGGCTTGCTCTGAGGCAGCACCAGCATCCTCGCTGGCACTtatcttttctttcctgcctggGGACCAGTTCTGAATCCT